In the genome of bacterium, the window TTCGAGGCGGTTTTCGTCGAAATTATCTCCGACCTCGCCCAACATCGCTTGAGTGATTACGAGTTCACCCACCATGTTGACGAGAGCATCGATCTTTTCGGTGCTGACTCTGATCGATCCACCTCCGGACGCTGCTCGTGCGCCCGACTTGCCAGAACTCTTGGCCGCAGCAGCCTTGCTCGGCTCGACCTTGGCATCCTCGGCGGTGTTCGAATCCGCGTTCGCATCCTCAGTTACAGACTCGACGGTCTTGCTCAGGCACCGGATTTCGAGATCACAGTCCTCCTCGACCCAGGCAAAGACTTCTCGGAGAACTTCCTCGGAGGCATCCGTGCATAGTGAGAGGTCCCAGCTCAGGTAGCAGTCCTCGGGATCCATGTCGTCGAGGCTTTCCAATTCCTCGGGATCAGCCGTTACCTTCAACTCACCGAGGGACTCCAACTCCCGCAGAATCCGCACGGGTTCATTTCCGGTACGCAAGAGATGGCGGTGGGGAGCGAAACGGATTTCCCATTCCGCCTTGGTCCCGTTCGGGGAAGCAGACGCGGGCTCGATAGCGGACTCGACTGAAAGCGATTGCGAAGCTTCTGGAGCGCGTTCCTCGGTCTCCTCCAGCATTTCAAGAAGCTGCCCGGTGATCTCTTCAACCCGGTCTTGATCAGATTCCTTGCCATCCCGCATCGCTTCGATCATGTCGCGGAGGCAATCGGTGGAGTGGAGCAAGACGTCCACGCCTTTTTTCGTCAGCTGGCGGTCACCGGCTCGAATCTCATCGAGAAGAGTCTCAGCGTGGTGTGCAAACCGCGAGATATCATCCAGACCGAACGATCCGCCCGATCCCTTGATGGAGTGAATCGCCCGGAATATTGCATTGATCTGTTCCGAGTCGGGCTGGGCAATATCGATTTCCAGCAGGCTCGACTCCATCGCCTCGAGACCTTCCGCGCTCTCCTCATAGAAGTATCCGAGGAGTTGGGCGCGTCGGTCTTCGTCGCTAGTCGTCATGCCACAGATCTCCCAGGCGACGGTCTCTAGTTGAGAACCTTTTTCATGGTCGCGAGCAGCAGAGCCGGATCGAAAGGCTTGACGAGCCAACCTGTAGCGCCGCGGCTTTTGGCCAGACTCTTCCGTTCAGGATCCGTTTCGGTCGTCAAGACAAGGATGGGCGTAAACTTGTAGGTACCCAGCTTTCGCAATTCCTCGACGAGAGTAAGACCGTCCATGTTCGGCATGTTCACGTCTGTAATGACGAGGTCGACACTCTTTTGTTTCGCAACACCGAGAGCTACGACGCCATCCTCAGCTTCGACGACCTGGTGGCCGGCATCCTCGAGAGTGCCACCCACGAGCTTTCGCATGGAAACTGAGTCGTCGACGATAAGCACGTTGGCCATCAGAACCTCCGATCAGTTCACTACCGGTGTTGGCACGTCCGGCAGTCCCAGAAAACGCGATACATCGAGAAAAGCTGCGGTGTCGCAAAGAGAGTCAGAAGGATCCGCCCAGCGCACTCCCATTTCCTGCCGCTCCGCATCGCGCGAGAAGGAAATGAGCACCTGAAGCGCCGCGGTATCGACCCTGTCGACGGCCGATGCATCGACGACGACCGGGCAACCTGCATCGAGTGCGGTCGAAAGGCGTTCGCGAAGCTGTTTGGCCGCAGAGACATCGAGTGTTCCGTCGAGCGTGACCCGTGTTTCTTCAGATGCGTCATTCATGGGAGGAGGGCCTCTGGAAATTCAATTGTCTTCACATATTTCGGATATTTACGGAATAGCTTTACAGAGATGGTGGACGGCTCCTGCGTGCCACGCAGCTCAATAGATCGGAGGCGAGGCTATTCGCTCGTGTCTACGCCTGAGCTGTCAAGCGCATTGGAGTCGTCGACTTCTCGATCGCCTAGCGGCCGAGGTACTGCGCACAGGAAGGCGGTTTCCCGCTGCAGGCAAGCGGAGGCGGGGAATGCCAGTCGGGGGTTTCGGCCTGTGCCTCCGCCACTTCCCAGAGCCCAAAGGATCCGACTTCCGCACGCAAGATCAGCAGCGGGGAGCTCCGAAAGGCGAGTCGATCGCGATTGCGATCACTTAGAAGGTAGCGCGGACGCTTTTCCTGAATGAAGCGCTCTTGCCACTCAGACGTGTCGAGGTCGACGGGCAAGATCATTCCATGATTCCCGCACCAGAGAGCAACGCTCCACGGGTCGCTACTGGCGACGCGGGCGGCGGAATCCATCAGCGGGCAGAGTGCCGGAGCGAGGCGAGAAAAACTGGGTTGGTAGTACTCGATCGTTCCGTCCCGCTGATACTTCGTCCATTCCCGGCCCGCTTGCTCGAGCACGGTGGGCAGCGGACCTGCGGCCAGCACACCAGCGATCAGCAATGCAGGCGAGAGATGCAGGAAATGGCAGAGGTGAGTATTGGAAACACGCTTCTCCAGCCAACGCGCTGCGTCGTCAAGCGCGGCCACGCCACACAGCCCTGCCGCAATCACCGACAGGAGCGCATGGCGCACACCATCGAAGCCCCCGTACATGATCACGACTACGCTGCTGAAGCCCAGGAGTGCGAACGCGACGACTCGCAAGTCGATGGCATCCCGTCGCGGGCGCAGAGCGTTGATCAGGCCGAACGGGATTAGCCAGCCGACACGCAGGTAGAGAACATCATTGAACAGCAGTGCAGAGAGCTGCCGGATGCGCAGACCGATCTGAGCCTGGATACGCTCGAAGTTCTGGTTTACGAACTCGAACGAGCCGATGAACTCCTTCTTGTAGTGAAAGAGATCATCCCAGTGGAACATCTCGGCCACCACTCCGTAGCCCTGATAGGGAGCCAGTCCGGTAGCTGCGCGAACCACGAGATGGGTCCCCAGGAAGAGCGCAGCGCATCCCGCCACATAGAATTGCAAGCCGCGATGGCGCAATGAATTGCGCCATCCGAGTTGCCAGACGACGGCAACGATCACAGCCAGCGCCATCGCCGATAGATTGGGCCGTGCCATCCACGCCAACCAGGTGAGAAACGCGCACAACAGCCCACCGCACAGCGAACGCGCGACACCTGGCGCGCTGGCGACCACCGCCAGGAACAGCCCTGCGGCCAGGATCTCGGTCCAGGGAAAGCGGGCCAGGAACAACCAACCGGGCGAGAGTCCGATCAAGGCCCCCGCTGCGATCGCGGCGGGCAGGCGCATGAAACGTCGCGCGCAGATCACGGTACCTGCGCTGGTAATCCCCGCGATCAGCCCCTGCAACCAGACGATGGTGGAGACCTTTGCGCCGAACCAGAGCGGCAGCGCTGCCACAATCGATACCAGCGGCGCACGAACCGCCATGGCCGGAAGTGGCGGGTCTGCGTCCAGATAGAAATACCACTGAATGGGGTCGACCCACCCCGCTCCGTAGATCCAATGCTGGGCGATCAAGAGATGTTCGATCGCATCGGGGCTCAACCACCAACGCGCGAGCGCCGTCGGGAGCACGATCGCGAATGTGGCGCCGCCCAGAAGGGCCGCGCAGATGGCCGTTGCGATGCGGTCGCTCATCCGAACAGCCTACGCCAGAGAGGCCCGCTCTTGTACGGTCGATCCGAAAACACGATTTCCCATCACGTATCCGGCTCGCGTAGACTCTCCTGTCATGATCACCCGCATTCTTTCGATTCTAGGTCTGACCATCGTCATCGGGTTCGCAGGGATCTGGCTGCTGGGACGCGGCTGGCTCGTGACTCCGCACGGTCCGGGAACCGTGACGGTTGAGCCGATTCCCCCATCCCTGATCACGAGTCGCTCTCAAGCGCAGAGATCCGCAGCCAAAGGAATCGGCGTCGCCAATCCCGACCAGATCGTATTCGGCGATTTGCACGTACACACCACCTACTCCTTCGACGCGTTCATGATGAGCTTGCCGCTCGCGGGCGGGGACGGGGCTCATCCGATCGCGGACGCGTGCGACTTCGCCCGCTATTGCTCCGAACTCGACTTCTGGTCGATCAACGACCACGCGCTGGCCTCGACACCCGAGCGCTGGGAAAAGACCGTCGATTCCATTCGCCAGTGCAATGCCGTATCGGGAGACTCCAGAGAGCCGGACATGGTGTCCTACCTGGGTTGGGAGTGGACCCAAGTCGGAAACAGCCCGGCGAAACACTACGGACACAAGAACGTGATCTTGC includes:
- a CDS encoding response regulator, producing the protein MANVLIVDDSVSMRKLVGGTLEDAGHQVVEAEDGVVALGVAKQKSVDLVITDVNMPNMDGLTLVEELRKLGTYKFTPILVLTTETDPERKSLAKSRGATGWLVKPFDPALLLATMKKVLN
- a CDS encoding STAS domain-containing protein gives rise to the protein MNDASEETRVTLDGTLDVSAAKQLRERLSTALDAGCPVVVDASAVDRVDTAALQVLISFSRDAERQEMGVRWADPSDSLCDTAAFLDVSRFLGLPDVPTPVVN